From a single Peromyscus maniculatus bairdii isolate BWxNUB_F1_BW_parent chromosome 4, HU_Pman_BW_mat_3.1, whole genome shotgun sequence genomic region:
- the Zdhhc5 gene encoding palmitoyltransferase ZDHHC5 has translation MPAESGKRFKPSKYVPVSAAAIFLVGATTLFFAFTCPGLSLYVSPAVPIYNAIMFLFVLANFSMATFMDPGIFPRAEEDEDKEDDFRAPLYKTVEIKGIQVRMKWCATCRFYRPPRCSHCSVCDNCVEEFDHHCPWVNNCIGRRNYRYFFLFLLSLTAHIMGVFGFGLLYVLYHIEELSGVRTAVTMAVMCVAGLFFIPVAGLTGFHVVLVARGRTTNEQVTGKFRGGVNPFTNGCCNNVSRVLCSSPAPRYLGRPKKEKTIVIRPPFLRPEVSDGQITVKIMDNGIQGELRRTKSKGSLEITESQSADAEPPPPPKPDLSRYTGLRTHLSLATNEDSSLLGKDSPPTPTMYKYRPGYSSSSTSAAMPHSSSAKLSRGDSLKEPTSIADSSRHPSYRSEPSLEPESFRSPTFGKSFHFDPLSSGSRSSSLKSAQGTGFELGQLQSIRSEGTTSTSYKSLANQTRNGSLSYDSLLTPSDSPDFESVQAGPEPDPPLGYTSPFLSARLAQQREAERHPRLVPTGPPHREPSPVRYDNLSRHIVASLQEREKLLRQSPPLAGREEEPGLGDSGIQSTPGSGHAPRTSSSSDDSKRSPLSKTPLGRPAVPRFGKPDGLRGRGLGSPEPGSTAPYVGRSMSYSSQKAPSGVSETEEVALQPLLTPKDEVQLKTTYSKSNGQPKSIGSASPGPGQPPLSSPTRGGVKKVSGVGGTTYEISV, from the exons ATGCCCGCAGAGTCTGGAAAGAGGTTCAAACCCAGCAAGTATGTACCGGTCTCAGCAGCCGCCATATTTCTAGTGGGAGCTACAACACTCTTCTTTGCCTTTAC GTGTCCAGGACTAAGCCTGTATGTGTCACCTGCAGTGCCCATCTACAATGCCATCATGTTTCTCTTTGTGCTGGCCAACTTCAGCATGGCCACCTTTATGGACCCAGGAATTTTCCCCCGAG CTGAAGAGGATGAAGACAAAGAAGATGATTTCCGAGCTCCTCTTTACAAAACAGTGGAGATCAAGGGCATCCAGGTGCGCATGAAATGGTGTGCCACCTGCCGCTTCTACCGACCTCCTAGATGTTCCCACTGCAGTGTCTGTGACAACTGTGTGGAG GAATTTGATCATCACTGCCCCTGGGTGAACAACTGTATTGGTCGCAGGAACTACagatatttcttccttttcctcctttccctgacAGCCCACATTATGGGTGTGTTTGGTTTTGGCCTCCTTTATGTCCTCTATCACATAGAGGAACTCTCAGGGGTCCGCACTGCTGTCAC AATGGCAGTGATGTGTGTGGCTGGCTTGTTTTTCATCCCTGTAGCTGGCCTCACAGGATTTCATGTGGTGCTGGTGGCTAGGGGACGCACAACCAATGAGCAG GTTACAGGTAAATTCCGGGGAGGTGTGAATCCCTTCACCAATGGCTGCTGTAACAATGTTAGCCGTGTCCTCTGcagctctccagcacccag GTATTTGGGGAgaccaaagaaagagaagacaattGTAATCAGACCGCCTTTTCTTCGACCAGAAGTGTCAGATGGGCAGATAACTGTGAAGATCATGGATAATGGCATCCAGGGAGAACTGAGGAGGACTAAG TCCAAAGGAAGCCTAGAGATAACAGAGAGTCAGTCTGCAGATGCAGAACCTCCACCTCCTCCTAAGCCAGACCTGAGCCGATACACAGGGCTGCGAACGCACCTCAGCCTGGCTACTAATGAGG ATAGCAGTCTCTTGGGCAAGGACAGCCCCCCTACACCTACCATGTACAAGTATCGACCAGGTTATAGCAGCAGCAGTACGTCAGCCGCCATGCCTCATTCCTCCAGCGCCAAG TTGAGTCGTGGAGACAGCTTGAAGGAACCAACCTCAATTGCAGATAGTAGCCGCCATCCCAGCTACCGCTCAGAGCCCAGCTTGGAGCCAGAGAGCTTCCGGTCTCCCACTTTTGGAAAAAGCTTTCATTTTGATCCACTGTCCAGTGGTTCACGATCCTCTAGCCTCAAGTCAGCCCAGGGCACGGGCTTTGAGTTGGGCCAGTTGCAGTCCATTCGTTCAGAGGGTACCACCTCCACCTCCTATAAGAGCCTGGCCAATCAGACACGCAATGGAAGTCTATCTTATGACAGCCTACTCACTCCTTCAGACAGCCCTGATTTTGAGTCAGTACAGGCAGGGCCTGAGCCAGACCCACCTTTAGGCTACACTTCTCCCTTCCTGTCAGCCCGGCTGGCCCAGCAACGGGAAGCTGAGAGGCACCCACGTTTGGTGCCAACCGGCCCACCACACCGAGAGCCCTCGCCAGTTCGTTATGACAATCTGTCTCGCCACATTGTGGCCTCCCTCCAGGAACGAGAGAAGTTGCTACGACAGTCACCTCCACTTGCAGGCCGTGAGGAAGAACCAGGCTTGGGAGACTCAGGCATTCAGTCAACACCAGGCTCAGGCCATGCCCCTCGTACCAGTTCCTCTTCAGATGATTCAAAGAGATCACCTTTGAGCAAGACTCCACTGGGACGCCCAGCTGTTCCTCGTTTTGGCAAACCAGATGGGCTAAGGGGCCGGGGACTAGGGTCCCCTGAACCAGGCTCAACTGCCCCCTACGTGGGTCGATCAATGTCTTATAGCAGCCAAAAAGCCCCATCTGGTGTCTCTGAGACAGAGGAAGTGGCATTGCAGCCATTACTGACACCCAA agatgAAGTACAGCTCAAGACCACCTACAGCAAATCCAATGGGCAGCCCAAGAGTATAGGCTCAGCTTCCCCTGGCCCAGGCCAGCCACCTCTCAGTAGCCCCACAAGGGGAGGAGTCAAGAAGGTGTCAGGGGTGGGTGGTACCACTTACGAGATTTCTGTGTGA